In Motacilla alba alba isolate MOTALB_02 chromosome 23, Motacilla_alba_V1.0_pri, whole genome shotgun sequence, the following are encoded in one genomic region:
- the CAP1 gene encoding adenylyl cyclase-associated protein 1, with amino-acid sequence MERLVERLEKAVERLESVCQGPGMCGDASAKGVAQYVQAFDALLAGPVAEYTRISRDVGGDVQKHAEMVHAGLMSERALLVVASQHQQPAENAFSELLKPISEQIQAVQNFREKNRGSKLFNHLSAVSESIPALGWVAMAPKPGPYVKEMTDAAMFYTNRILKEYKDVDKKQVDWVKAYLSIWTELQAYIKEYHTTGLTWSKTGPVATAGAKAPPAPPAGLAPPPPGPPPPPAPVSSSTDDSASRSALFAQINRGEGITSGLRHVSDDMKTHKNPALKNQGGPVRSGPKPFTAPKPACNANPSPKAPPVLELEGKKWRVENQENATNLVISDTELKQVAYVFKCTNSTLQIKGKINSITLDNCKKLGLVFDDVVGIVEIINSRDVKVQVMGKVPTISINKTDGCHVYLSKSSLDCEIVSAKSSEMNVLIPGEGGDFTEFPVPEQFKTVWNGQKLVTTVTEIAG; translated from the exons aTGGAGAGGCTGGTGGAGCGGCTGGAGAAAGCTGTGGAGCGCCTGGAGAGCGTGTGCCAAGGCCCTGGCATGTGTGGAGATGCCTCTGCCAAAG GAGTGGCTCAGTACGTGCAGGCTTTCGACGCCCTCCTGGCCGGGCCGGTGGCTGAGTACACCAGGATCAGCAGAGACGTTGGTGGGGATGTGCAGAAGCAC GCTGAGATGGTCCACGCAGGCCTGATGAGCGAGAGGGCTCTTCTGGTGGTGGCAtctcagcaccagcagccagcagag AACGCCTTCTCGGAGCTCCTCAAGCCCATCTCGGAGCAGATCCAGGCCGTGCAGAACTTCAGGGAGAAGAACCGTGGCAGCAAACTCTTCAACCACTTATCAGCAGTCAGCGagagcatcccagccctgggctgggtggCCATG GCTCCAAAGCCCGGTCCTTACGTGAAGGAGATGACTGATGCTGCCATGTTTTACACCAACAGGATCCTCAAGGAGTACAAGGATGT AGATAAAAAACAAGTGGACTGGGTCAAAGCTTACCTGAGCATCTGGACAGAGCTGCAGGCCTACATCAAAGAGTACCACACCACAGGGCTGACCTGGAGCAAAACA GGCCCTGTAGCCACAGCAGGGGCTAAAGCACCACCTGCCCCCCCGGCTGGGCTCGCACCCCCACCTCCAGggcctccccctcctcctgcccccgTGAGCTCCAGCACAGACGACTCGGCCTCGCGCTCGGCGCTCTTCGCCCAGATCAACCGGGGAGAAGGGATCACCTCGG GATTAAGGCACGTCTCAGACGACATGAAAACCCACAAGAATCCAGCCCTGAAGAACCAGGGGGGCCCCGTGAGAAGTGGCCCCAAACCTTTCACTGCTCCCAAACCAGCCTGTAATGCTAACCCCTCCCCAAAGGCACCTCCAGTGCTAGAATTGGAAGGCAAAAAGTGGAGAGTG GAAAACCAGGAGAATGCCACCAACCTGGTCATCAGTGACACAGAGCTGAAGCAGGTGGCATACGTCTTCAAGTGCACAAACAGTACACTCCAAATCAAAGGCAAGATCAACTCCATCACCCTCG ACAACTGCAAGAAGCTGGGTCTGGTGTTCGATGACGTGGTGGGCATTGTAGAGATCATCAACAGCAGGGATGTTAAAGTGCAG GTCATGGGTAAAGTGCCAACGATTTCCATCAACAAGACAGATGGGTGCCACGTGTACCTGAGCAAGAGCTCCCTCGACTGCGAGATCGTCAGTGCCAAGTCCTCGGAGATGAACGTGCTCATCCCTGGCGAGGGGGGGGACTTT ACTGAATTCCCTGTCCCAGAACAGTTCAAGACAGTGTGGAATGGTCAGAAGTTGGTCACCACTGTGACAGAAATTGCTGGCTAA
- the PPT1 gene encoding palmitoyl-protein thioesterase 1: MAALMAAVPVLAALGLCLGLGPAAAAAATPLVIWHGMGDSCCNPVSMGYIQKLVEKKIPGIYVLSLKIGSNLIQDMENSFFLNANEQVRRVCAQLAADPRLQRGYNAMGFSQGGQFLRAVAQRCPAPPMLSLISVGGQHQGVYGFPHCPGESSHLCDWIRKTLDLGAYSKAVQEHLVQAEYWHDPLKEEEYRKSSIFLADINQERGINETYKRNLMALKKFVMVKFLNDTMVDPPISEWFGFYKSGQAKETIPLQETSLYKEDRLGLQEMDKAGKLVFLGVQGDHLHFSEEWFDSTILPFLQ, translated from the exons ATGGCGGCGCTCATGGCGGCGGTGCCGGTGCTGGCGgcgctggggctgtgcctgggcctgggccccgcggccgccgctgccgccaCGCCGCTGGTGATCTGGCACGGCATGG GAGACAGCTGCTGCAATCCGGTGAGCATGGGCTACATCCAGAAACTggtggagaagaaaatcccGGGGATTTACGTCCTGTCGCTCAAGATCGGGAGCAACCTGATCCAG gacATGGAGAACAGCTTCTTCCTGAACGCCAACGAGCAGGTGCGGCGGGTGTGCGCGCAGCTGGCCGCCGACCCCCGGCTCCAGCGCGGCTACAACGCCATGGGCTTCTCCCAGGGAGGCCAGTTCCT GAGGGCCGTGGCCCAGAggtgccctgctcctcccatgCTCAGCCTCATCTCCGTCGGGGGACAGCACCAAG GGGTGTACGGCTTCccacactgccctggggagagcTCCCACCTCTGCGACTGGATCCGCAAGACCCTGGACCTGGGAGCCTACAGCAAGGCCGTGCAGGAGCA cttgGTGCAGGCAGAGTACTGGCACGACCCGCTGAAGGAGGAGGAgtacaggaaaagcagcattttcctggcTGACATCAACCAGGAGAGG GGCATCAACGAGACCTACAAGAGAAacctgatggctctgaagaagTTTGTGATGGTGAAATTCCTCAACGATACCATGGTGGACCCTCCGATCTCTGAG TGGTTTGGCTTTTACAAAAGTGGCCAAGCCAAGGAGACCATCCCACTGCAGGAGACCTCGCTGTACAAAGAG GATcgcctggggctgcaggagatggACAAAGCAGGGAAGCTGGTGttcctgggggtgcagggggatCACCTGCACTTCTCAGAAGAGTGGTTTGACAGCAccatcctccccttcctccagTGA
- the RPL11 gene encoding 60S ribosomal protein L11, whose amino-acid sequence MAQDQGEKENPMRELRIRKLCLNICVGESGDRLTRAAKVLEQLTGQTPVFSKARYTVRSFGIRRNEKIAVHCTVRGAKAEEILEKGLKVREYELRKNNFSDTGNFGFGIQEHIDLGIKYDPSIGIYGLDFYVVLGRPGFSIADKKRRTGNIGAKHRIGKEEAMRWFQQKYDGIILPGK is encoded by the exons ATGGCG CAAGACCAAGGTGAGAAGGAGAACCCGATGCGGGAGCTGCGGATCCGCAAACTCTGCCTCAACATCTGCGTCGGGGAGAGCGGGGATCGGCTCACCCGCGCCGCCaaagtgctggagcagctgacgGGGCAGACCCCCGTGTTCTCCAAAG CCCGATACACCGTGAGGTCCTTCGGCATCAGGAGGAACGAGAAAATCGCTGTTCACTGCACGGTTCGCGGGGCCAAAGCAGAGGAAATTCTGGAGAAGGGGCTGAAG GTGCGAGAATACGAGCTGAGGAAAAACAACTTCTCAGACACGGGGAACTTTGGCTTTGGAATCCAGGAGCACATCGATCTGGGCATCAAATACGATCCCAGCATCGGGATCTACGGCCTGGATTTCTACGTG gtgctgggcagGCCGGGTTTCAGCATTGCCGACAAGAAGCGCAGGACTGGCAACATCGGGGCCAAGCACCGGATCGGGAAGGAGGAAGCCATGCGCTGGTTCCAGCAGAAG TATGATGGCATCATCCTTCCTGGTAAATGA
- the ELOA gene encoding elongin-A, translating into MAPPPGPNMAPSALSRHGRGRAASASCPQPRWRRRRGSAVGPAAAEASSAAAGSPAVKMAESVLEVVGRLQARLAGSAEPKKLLKSLKRLAELPITVDILVETGVGKTVNSLRKHELVGDFAKDLVARWKKLVPVAQEAERNNLDSEDRDYERSSSSKRHQESSLREDEEADQEYSEPFQPSCSQSYSPDHREKKSKRYPRPERAHETYSYSSQQGKGWGRSSPVLSSDQEYSDCGQAVSPEPSESPQDVDTDPYASEEQEEPAPFPRKGSKGHGFQEKLGAGRERGSGDSCDKGNASRSKEHKSSHKKQRLDGRGDDRNSAFSPERLHKASFKEQLRESPVAAAGKEKQRMSEGSKKEKNRESGASRKEKSHSLPHSEESLDNHVKKQKHRDSEKSKLEKSKQSLEGSNSEKRKAESDSGNRIKEKGGSGSLKSSGGKRKILDVDKKSVGFSSNSGEGEAEDEFEQPTMSFESYLSYDQPQKKKKKVVKPSAGSAGDKDRGHSKQNGSKASTNSSSSSQKSPSHKRTSEKKAEKKTPEPPKPKRIISDVVPTLPDIPLPPIQANYRPLPSIESITCSQTKRKAVSSPVEESEVGFTGRRLNSKMQVYSGSKTAYLPKMMSLYQQCIRVLSNNIDSIYEVGGVPFSVLEPVLERCTPEQLYRIEECNHVLVEDTDQLWHNHCLRDFKNEKPEEFESWREMYLRLHDAREQRLLMLARNIGSAHANKPKGRVAKMAFVNSAAKPPRDVRRRQEKFGTGGPLLPEKTKIKPVLYTSSKSHARASDEQSYDGPSTSSAHSAPSSGSTFSSYDPRKPPVKKIAPMMAKTIKAFKNRFSRR; encoded by the exons ATGGCGCCGCCGCCAGGCCCCAACATGGCGCCCTCCGCCCTCAGCCGCCATGGCCGAGGCCGCGCCGCTTCCGCTTCCTGCCCGCagccaagatggcggcggcggcggggcagcGCCGTGGGCCCGGCGGCCGCTGAAGCCTCTTCCGCCGCCGCCGGCTCTCCAGCAGTAAAAATGGCGGAGTCGGTGCTGGAAGTTGTGGGCCGGCTCCAGGCGCGGCTGGCGGGTAGCGCCGAGCCCAAGAAG CTGCTGAAGAGCCTGAAGAGGCTGGCAGAGTTACCCATCACAGTTGACATTCTCGTG GAGACAGGAGTTGGGAAGACTGTGAACAGCCTGAGGAAACATGAGCTGGTGGGAGACTTTGCCAAGGACCTGGTTGCCAGGTGGAAGAAGCTGGTGCCGGTGGCGCAGGAGGCAGAGCG AAATAACCTGGACTCTGAAGACCGTGACTACGAGAGGAGCAGCTCGAGCAAAAGGCATCAGGAATCCTCCCTcagagaggatgaggaggcTGATCAGGAATACTCAGAACCCTTCCAGCCTTCTTGCAGCCAGTCCTATAGCCCAGATCATAGGGAAAAGAAGTCCAAAAGGTATCCTAGGCCTGAGAGAGCCCATGAGACTTACAGCTATAGCAGCCAGCAGGGGAAGGGTTGGGGCAGATCCTCCCCGGTGCTCTCTTCAGACCAGGAGTACTCGGACTGTGGGCAGGCTGTGTCACCTGAGCCCAGCGAGAGCCCTCAGGATGTGGACACAGACCCTTACGCCtctgaggagcaggaagaaCCAGCACCGTTCCCTCGGAAAGGCAGTAAAGGGCACGGCTTCCAGGAGAAGCTCGGGGCGGGCCGGGAGCGCGGCTCCGGCGATTCCTGCGACAAAGGGAACGCGAGTCGGAGCAAAGAGCACAAATCCTCGCACAAGAAGCAGCGCCTGGACGGCAGAGGGGATGACAGGAACTCTGCCTTCAGCCCAGAGAGGTTGCACAAGGCTTCCTTTAAAGAGCAGCTCCGAGAATCCCCCGTGGCAGCGGCCGGCAAGGAGAAGCAGAGGATGTCAGAGGGCagcaaaaaggagaagaatCGGGAAAGCGGCGCCTCCAGGAAGGAGAAGTCGCACTCGTTGCCGCACTCGGAGGAATCTTTGGACAACCAtgtcaagaagcaaaagcataGGGACTCTGAGAAGAGCAAATTGGAAAAGtccaagcagagcctggagggCTCTAACTCAGAGAAACGGAAAGCTGAGAGTGACTCGGGAAATAGGATCAAGGAAAAGGGGGGTTCCGGGAGCTTAAAGTCTTCGGGGGGGAAGCGCAAAATCTTGGACGTGGACAAAAAATCAGTGGGTTTTTCCTCAAAttctggggagggggaagcagAGGATGAGTTTGAACAACCTACAATGTCGTTTGAGTCATATCTCAGCTATGACCAGccccagaaaaagaaaaagaaagtggtCAAACCTTCGGCTGGGTCAGCTGGGGACAAAGACCGAGGGCACAGCAAGCAGAACGGATCCAAAGCCAGTACCAACAGCTCGAGCTCCAGTCAGAAAAGTCCAAGCCACAAGAGAACAAGtgagaaaaaggcagagaagaaaacccCAGAGCCTCCTAAACCAAAGAGG ATAATTTCAGATGTGGTCCCAACGTTACCAGACATCCCCCTGCCCCCCATCCAGGCCAATTATCGTCCTCTTCCCTCCATCGAGTCCATCACCTGCTCCCAGACTAAAAGGAAAG CCGTGTCCTCGCCGGTGGAGGAGAGCGAAGTCGGTTTCACAGGCCGACGGTTAAATTCCAAAATGCAGGTGTACTCTGGCTCCAAAACCGCCTACCTCCCAAAGATGATGTCCCTGTACCAGCAGTGTATCAGGGTCCTCAGTAACAACATCGACT CAATCTATGAAGTGGGTGGAGTCCCTTTCTCCGTGCTGGAGCCCGTGTTGGAGAGGTGCACCCCTGAGCAGCTGTATCGCATCGAGGAATGCAACCAC GTGCTGGTGGAGGACACGGATCAGCTGTGGCACAACCACTGCCTGCGGGACTTCAAGAACGAGAAGCCCGAGGAGTTCGAGTCGTGGCGGGAGATGTACCTGCGGCTGCACGACGCGCGCGAGCAGCGCCTGCTGATGCTGGCTCGCAACATCGGCTCTGCCCACGCCAACAAACCCaaag GGAGAGTGGCCAAGATGGCATTTGTGAACTCTGCAGCGAAGCCCCCTCGGGACGTCCggaggaggcaggagaagtTTGGGACTGGAGGCCCTCTTCTGCCAGAGAAAACCAA AATAAAACCAGTCCTGTACACATCCAGCAAAAGCCACGCTCGGGCGAGTGACGAGCAGTCCTACGATGggcccagcaccagcagtgcccacTCGGCCCCGTCTTCAGGTAGCACCTTCTCCTCCTACGACCCCAGGAAACCCCCTGTGAAGA aAATTGCACCAATGATGGCAAAGACTATCAAAGCTTTCAAAAACAGGTTCTCTCGGAGATAA